CACACCCACAGGCAGACAATATCGTTCTTGCAAAAGAGTTGGCAGAATTGGTAGCCTTTAAGATAGTGGCTTCATCCAGCATTTTAGCTGACGTAGCATCTTGAGTGATTCGTGTTTCAGTTTGGGATTAAGGAAGATCAGGATAATGGCATGGACAGAGGAATATGCAACAACCACATTAGTAAACAAAAATTCCATCCCAGTGACTTTCATGCCCATCCAAAACGAGAACATTGCCAATGTTTCCACAAAAAAGCTAGATATGTAGAGAATGGAGAAAGAAGCCAGAGCTTTGATGGCATTCATGTGAGCTTCTGTGCTGACATCCCTTGCAGTGTTTTGTAGAAGATTTTTGTGCCTCCACAGAGAAGTTAGTAATAAgatggatgagaacaaaaatatcATGAAGGGAAAGAAATCTGGAACAACATATAGAAGCATGGAATACTTACAAAAGTCAGATGTCTTCATTCCTGAATCAGTGTTATTGCTTAGAAGTGATTCAAATGTCTTGCATTCAGACGTGAGTCTAATGGTCATTATTGCCTCGATGGTGGTGATGATTGCAGAGAAGACCACTGTCCCCAGAAGCAGCCAAGGCACCAGCCCAGGGAATCTCTGCTTCATTTGCAGGAAGAGAGGGTGGGAGAAGTTGGCAATCTTTACACAGTACAAAACACTGAGCAAAGCGGCAAACCAAAGGTTAGCAGTGTTAACAAATGTCCATGATGCACTGTTTGCAATATATACGTTCCTCATCAGAAATTTATCTATGAAAAAGTGAAGAAGAATTTCATTCTGTATCCCAATTGCATGAAATGCAAATCTGAACAAGCTAAGACAACTCAGGATCATGTCAGCTGGGGATAGTTTTCTGCTGCTAAACCAGTCAATGAAGTTAATGATAGCAATAAATCCATTTCCCACCATTCCTATGAGGGTTTCAATAATCAGAAGAACGAAGCCAAACCATTGAAATAAGGTAGACATCCTTCTGAGACCGAAGTACCAGTGTTTTCTCAAGGTAATGGGTAATATTAGCACAGTCTGCTACTTATGCTGCCTTTTATATGAGCAGTGAAGAGCAGAATACTTTGCCTTCTTTTGAGACCAGAACaatttgcttgggagaggaacgAGCTATATTCAGTTGTTGATTTTGCTCAGATGCAAATCACACATGGAAAGATTCTATTCCTAAATCTATATCATATTATCTGCTGTCATATTTGCAAATTCAACAGTGGTCCTAATATCTTCTTTGCATCTGGCTTAACAAAGAATGATAGATGATTCTGTTACCATTTCTATATTTTGATTAATGTTTGTTcaccagtatttttatttttaatccatcTGAAAACAGAGATGTTTATCAAatgatttaataaaatttattgtgTTTGTGAGGAACATTGTTCTAATTGGTTAAAGAGATAAAGCAGGGTGTTTAATTATGCAGGCCAATAGGTGAAATATTTAGAGttgtacattttctttaaaaagtggaaACCAGAGGAATTAAGAACAAGGAAGCTGTGCAATTGTATGTGGCAATATGGACTTTTTCTGTGGTTTATTTCTGAAGATCATGacgtcaataaagtgagatggtGATGACAGCAACATTTGGTGGAAAACTCGGAATGAATCTGACTAAACACCGGCTAGATCCTCTTTGAAGACCTATTCTGTGGCAGTGAGGGaagaaaaatcttttttctctGCCTCCATTGCGTCAGGAACGAGGAGTCATCCCTGAAGGTCACTGGATCCACCTATCACTGATTTATAACAGCTGGCCTTGACACCAGActtttgggtggggtggagaggttcaaaggagaaaaataaaatggTTTGATGTGAATGATTTTTGGACTAGGGGGAGCTGAGGGCTTagttattttgtttatttgttaagtAGGGAATTTGAGTATCGTTTTGTTTATTATTagagtttttatatatataaatgatatATGAAATGTTAATGTATAATATTATTCCCCCCACTTTCCACCCTatagtaatgtgtgtgtgtgtgtgtgttgctgtaagtcacttggagacctttggaTGAGAAGTGACTAACgtctaataaatgaatgaaatgaattaATGGTTCGAGGGGTCAGGGGCCTTTTAACCTCTGGCCCATACGAGGAGAATTTAGACTAAACGATGGCCCACAGTGAACAATTTTCTCAGCGCTTCACTGACAGAATCACTCAGATCTGTTCTGACTTGGATGCTATTGTGGAGATTATGTTTAATGTTACATTAaatgcaaaatatggtttgaagctcaacaacaAAAatcgaagatcatggccactggtcccatcacctcctggcaaatagaaggggaagaaatggaggcagtgagagattttactttcttgggctccatgatcactgcagatggtgacagcagccatgaaattaaaagacgcctgcttcttgggagaaaagcaatgacaaacttagacagcatcttaaa
This portion of the Podarcis raffonei isolate rPodRaf1 chromosome 17, rPodRaf1.pri, whole genome shotgun sequence genome encodes:
- the LOC128405319 gene encoding taste receptor type 2 member 8-like, producing the protein MSTLFQWFGFVLLIIETLIGMVGNGFIAIINFIDWFSSRKLSPADMILSCLSLFRFAFHAIGIQNEILLHFFIDKFLMRNVYIANSASWTFVNTANLWFAALLSVLYCVKIANFSHPLFLQMKQRFPGLVPWLLLGTVVFSAIITTIEAIMTIRLTSECKTFESLLSNNTDSGMKTSDFCKYSMLLYVVPDFFPFMIFLFSSILLLTSLWRHKNLLQNTARDVSTEAHMNAIKALASFSILYISSFFVETLAMFSFWMGMKVTGMEFLFTNVVVAYSSVHAIILIFLNPKLKHESLKMLRQLKCWMKPLS